One region of Ahniella affigens genomic DNA includes:
- a CDS encoding DUF3228 family protein, whose product MKIVLTDFARPRLFPKEPRKNTIQDITPEQFEAHLNSVPPERVLDGYAPFCKLYVYRNWTSTRCLTVPITDENRHLLRSDYDARNKDELPVLARWFEGVEPPVAAYLIVILYDRAQMAKEGTPVDADWGVVGCMYTATPDETPMAPITMMRNALGVAEGGSGVPLDRAAYQRSVAFWRVHANWRG is encoded by the coding sequence ATGAAGATTGTACTGACCGATTTCGCCCGCCCCCGGCTGTTCCCCAAGGAGCCGCGCAAGAACACCATTCAGGACATCACCCCGGAGCAGTTCGAGGCGCATTTGAACTCAGTACCGCCCGAGCGCGTCCTGGACGGCTACGCGCCATTCTGCAAACTCTACGTCTACCGAAACTGGACGTCGACGCGGTGCTTGACAGTCCCCATTACCGACGAAAATCGACACCTGTTGCGCTCCGACTACGATGCTCGCAATAAGGATGAGCTGCCGGTCTTGGCGCGGTGGTTCGAAGGTGTCGAACCGCCGGTCGCAGCCTACTTGATCGTGATTTTGTACGACCGCGCGCAGATGGCGAAGGAGGGCACGCCTGTGGACGCCGATTGGGGCGTCGTTGGGTGCATGTACACGGCCACGCCTGACGAAACGCCGATGGCGCCAATCACCATGATGCGCAACGCGCTCGGCGTCGCTGAAGGGGGCTCGGGCGTGCCATTGGATCGCGCGGCTTATCAGAGAAGCGTCGCATTTTGGCGCGTGCATGCGAACTGGCGTGGGTGA
- a CDS encoding DUF1615 domain-containing protein produces the protein MIINPSARAILILSALSLTLLLGGCASTPVAPSAERTPEDIRAQLENDLLPANLADRSAWASDIEASFRHLDLPPSTDNLCAAVAVIEQETGFRANPTVPNLPSIARLEIERRGATLKIPKFAVHAALLLPSGNGQNFDERLNALRTEKDMSDLFDEMIAKVPLGKTLFASANPVHTGGSMQVSIAFAEQFAEAHGYPYEQGARIRDEVFTRRGGLYFGIAHLLKYPNSYQRHIYRYADFNAGWYASRNAAFQQVLSSISGRKLIPDGDLRIPERRFRDRPQSQTEQALLAIADRLDLSPSQIERDLTLEDAFDFEQTETYQRVFERADTKAGRQLPRAALPSILLKSPKITRKLTTEWFANRVQERYQQCINRAYAAPK, from the coding sequence ATGATCATCAATCCTTCCGCCCGTGCCATCCTGATTCTGTCTGCCCTGTCGCTGACCTTGCTTCTGGGCGGCTGCGCATCAACGCCGGTCGCGCCGTCGGCCGAGCGAACACCCGAAGACATTCGTGCCCAGCTGGAGAACGATCTGTTGCCGGCCAACTTGGCCGACCGATCGGCCTGGGCATCAGACATCGAAGCGAGTTTTCGGCATCTCGATTTGCCGCCCAGCACCGACAATCTGTGCGCGGCCGTCGCGGTCATCGAGCAGGAAACCGGCTTTCGCGCCAACCCGACGGTTCCAAATCTCCCAAGCATTGCGCGCTTGGAAATTGAACGGCGCGGCGCCACCCTGAAGATCCCCAAGTTTGCCGTCCACGCAGCATTGTTGCTGCCCTCGGGCAACGGACAGAATTTCGACGAGCGTTTGAATGCGCTCCGCACCGAAAAGGACATGAGCGACCTGTTTGACGAAATGATCGCCAAAGTGCCGCTCGGGAAAACCCTGTTTGCCAGTGCGAATCCCGTCCACACCGGGGGCTCGATGCAGGTATCGATTGCGTTCGCCGAACAGTTTGCCGAAGCACATGGCTACCCCTATGAACAGGGCGCGCGGATCCGTGACGAGGTATTTACGCGACGTGGCGGGCTCTACTTCGGCATCGCCCATCTATTGAAGTACCCGAACTCGTACCAGCGGCACATCTACCGTTATGCCGATTTCAATGCGGGCTGGTATGCGAGTCGCAATGCGGCGTTTCAGCAGGTGCTGTCGTCAATCTCAGGTCGTAAGCTGATTCCCGATGGCGACCTCCGCATTCCAGAGCGACGATTCCGCGATCGCCCCCAAAGTCAGACAGAGCAGGCGCTACTGGCGATTGCTGACCGCTTGGATTTGAGCCCGTCCCAAATCGAGCGCGATCTGACTCTGGAAGACGCGTTCGACTTTGAGCAAACGGAAACCTACCAGCGTGTGTTTGAGCGCGCCGACACCAAAGCGGGTCGGCAATTGCCCCGAGCGGCGCTGCCGAGCATCCTGCTGAAGAGCCCGAAGATCACACGTAAATTGACTACCGAGTGGTTCGCGAATCGGGTGCAGGAGCGCTATCAACAATGCATCAACCGGGCGTATGCCGCGCCGAAGTAG
- a CDS encoding molybdopterin dinucleotide binding domain-containing protein codes for MSPRFERGMPPVRLPVMIEFSQPDTGLCMEPTTDTLRYRACPLCEAICGLEFRFRGDTLRAIHGDPEDPFSRGHICPKGNAILDLEADPDRLQQPMRRVGADWQPVSWEFAFAEIGRELHAIQSESGRDAVAMYFGNPNVHHFGLGAYVPFLARAVGTRNLYSASSVDQWPHQLVCWQMYGHQWLLPIPDLDQLDTFVMLGANPLASNGSLMTAADVTERLKAIAKRGHLIVVDPRRTETAAIASQHLPIRPASDFCFLLALLTELRRIGPPRLAVYANQLRGFERVLDLIDTLDTDALLAPTGIARADARAVAETLYSATNAAVYGRMGVSTQRFGTVSQYLIQLINLYLGQLDRAGGVLPNEPAFPITGPGTSRGSRGRWQSRVRGLPEVSGELPVAALREEIETPGVGQIRALISVAGNPALSTPDGARLGQAISQLALYVAVDPYLNETTRHAHWILPPPSHLGEDHYDLFFNAFAIRRIARLSQPILPLPAGALPQWQILQGLTHGLQAARGEPHQPWPDPRTVLAQGLAKGSSGLTVADLVLSEHGIDLGPLQPSLLRRLQTESGAIEAAPDFLWQLLQDAVQAWLRGGLAAPTDALQLIGRRHVRSNNSWMHNSERLVKGKPRHQLLMHPEDAASRGIVDGATVQIRSRVGTVQTEVVLSADVRPGVVSLPHGFGHQQDGVRLHRAAHVNGVSCNDLTDPEHLDGGTGNAALNGTPVWVTCADQSA; via the coding sequence ATGAGCCCGCGGTTCGAACGCGGCATGCCGCCAGTGCGTCTGCCGGTTATGATCGAGTTCTCTCAGCCTGACACCGGCCTTTGCATGGAACCGACCACCGACACCCTGCGCTATCGAGCCTGCCCGTTGTGCGAAGCCATCTGTGGGCTCGAATTCAGATTTCGCGGCGACACGTTGCGTGCCATACATGGCGATCCCGAAGACCCGTTCAGCCGCGGCCACATTTGCCCAAAGGGCAATGCGATTTTAGATCTCGAAGCCGATCCTGACCGCTTGCAACAACCCATGCGGCGCGTTGGCGCGGATTGGCAACCCGTCAGCTGGGAGTTCGCGTTTGCCGAAATCGGCCGTGAACTCCATGCGATCCAAAGCGAATCCGGGCGGGACGCGGTCGCCATGTACTTCGGCAATCCGAACGTGCACCACTTTGGCTTGGGGGCCTATGTGCCCTTCCTGGCCCGCGCCGTCGGGACACGCAATCTGTACAGCGCGTCGTCCGTCGATCAGTGGCCGCATCAACTGGTTTGCTGGCAAATGTACGGCCACCAATGGCTGTTGCCAATTCCGGATCTGGACCAACTTGACACGTTTGTGATGCTCGGCGCGAATCCACTCGCGTCGAATGGGAGCCTGATGACGGCGGCCGACGTCACCGAGCGACTCAAAGCCATTGCAAAGCGCGGCCACCTGATCGTTGTCGATCCGCGACGCACCGAGACGGCAGCGATCGCCAGTCAGCATCTGCCAATCCGCCCGGCTAGCGACTTCTGCTTCTTATTGGCATTGCTCACCGAACTGCGGCGCATCGGCCCGCCGCGCCTGGCTGTCTATGCAAACCAGCTGCGCGGATTCGAGCGCGTACTCGACTTGATTGACACGTTGGACACCGATGCTTTGCTCGCGCCAACCGGCATTGCGCGGGCCGACGCGCGCGCCGTTGCCGAGACGCTTTACAGCGCAACAAACGCTGCCGTCTACGGTCGCATGGGTGTGTCGACACAACGCTTCGGCACAGTCAGTCAGTATCTGATCCAACTGATCAACCTCTACCTGGGCCAACTTGATCGCGCCGGCGGCGTTTTGCCCAATGAGCCCGCCTTTCCGATTACCGGGCCGGGCACATCACGAGGCTCGCGCGGACGCTGGCAGTCCCGTGTTCGCGGCCTGCCCGAAGTCAGTGGCGAACTGCCCGTGGCGGCACTCCGCGAGGAAATCGAAACCCCGGGCGTTGGCCAGATTCGCGCGCTCATCAGTGTTGCGGGCAACCCGGCGTTGTCGACACCAGATGGCGCGCGTCTCGGTCAGGCCATCAGTCAATTGGCGCTTTACGTCGCTGTTGATCCATACCTCAACGAAACCACTCGGCACGCCCATTGGATACTGCCGCCGCCGTCACATCTCGGCGAAGATCACTACGACTTGTTCTTCAATGCATTCGCGATCCGCCGGATTGCGCGCTTGAGTCAACCGATTCTGCCACTGCCTGCCGGCGCGCTGCCGCAATGGCAGATCCTGCAAGGCTTGACGCACGGGCTGCAAGCCGCCCGCGGCGAACCGCACCAACCATGGCCCGACCCGAGGACCGTGCTGGCACAAGGTCTGGCCAAAGGATCAAGCGGGCTCACAGTGGCCGACTTGGTTCTGTCCGAACATGGCATTGATCTCGGACCGCTGCAGCCGAGCCTGTTGCGCCGGCTGCAAACGGAATCTGGCGCCATTGAAGCTGCGCCGGATTTTCTCTGGCAGCTTCTGCAGGACGCGGTGCAAGCATGGCTTCGCGGCGGCCTGGCAGCGCCCACCGATGCCCTACAGTTGATCGGCCGACGCCATGTGCGGAGCAACAACTCGTGGATGCACAATTCGGAACGGCTGGTCAAAGGCAAGCCCCGGCACCAGTTGCTGATGCATCCCGAAGATGCGGCAAGTCGCGGCATCGTCGATGGTGCGACAGTACAAATTCGCTCGCGTGTGGGCACCGTCCAAACCGAGGTGGTATTGAGCGCGGATGTGCGTCCTGGGGTAGTGTCGCTGCCGCATGGATTCGGGCACCAACAAGACGGCGTGCGGTTGCACCGCGCCGCGCACGTCAACGGGGTCAGCTGCAACGATCTCACCGATCCAGAGCACCTCGATGGCGGCACCGGTAACGCCGCGCTCAATGGCACGCCAGTCTGGGTGACGTGCGCTGACCAGTCAGCGTGA
- a CDS encoding NAD-dependent epimerase/dehydratase family protein has product MNASRRDLLKLGTLAAAGSFLPAAALANAGSGVIEKAAKPLRILILGGTGFTGPFQVNYALARGHKVTLFNRGKRPSPEWPGEVEQLHGDRNTGDLKSLEGREWDVCIDNPTSLPFWVRDAGKVLAGKVGHYLFISTISVYADGSKPGMTEDAKLAEYKGKDAMAETMETLRADIENLYGALKALSEAEAHKQFGDQVTIVRPGYIVGPRDETDRFTYWPKRIAQGGEVLVPGDGLDPVQIIDGRDLGEWMIRLAEKGTRGTFNAVGPDYELTMDSMLHGCHAVTGGKVTFTHFPVADIPEDVGLPIWVPREGTPFSGYGAVSNAKAIAEGLTFRPLATTVTELLTWYRALPAERQAEVRAGIPLDKEAELLKAFHAKQGA; this is encoded by the coding sequence ATGAATGCAAGTCGTCGTGACTTACTAAAGCTCGGGACGCTGGCCGCGGCTGGGTCATTCCTGCCCGCTGCGGCGCTGGCCAATGCCGGTTCCGGGGTGATCGAAAAAGCCGCTAAGCCGCTGCGGATCCTGATTCTTGGTGGCACCGGGTTTACCGGTCCGTTTCAGGTGAACTATGCGTTGGCGCGCGGCCACAAAGTGACGCTGTTCAATCGCGGCAAGCGGCCGTCGCCGGAATGGCCGGGCGAAGTCGAGCAATTGCATGGCGATCGCAACACTGGTGATCTGAAATCGTTGGAAGGGCGAGAATGGGATGTCTGTATCGACAATCCGACCAGCCTGCCGTTCTGGGTCCGCGACGCCGGCAAAGTGCTGGCGGGCAAGGTCGGGCACTACCTGTTCATTTCGACCATCTCAGTCTATGCCGATGGCTCGAAACCGGGCATGACCGAAGATGCAAAATTGGCCGAATACAAGGGCAAGGACGCCATGGCCGAAACCATGGAGACACTGCGCGCCGATATCGAGAATCTCTATGGTGCGCTGAAAGCGCTCAGCGAAGCCGAAGCCCACAAACAGTTTGGTGACCAGGTCACGATTGTGCGTCCCGGCTACATTGTGGGCCCACGTGACGAAACCGACCGATTCACCTATTGGCCAAAGCGGATCGCTCAAGGCGGCGAAGTGCTGGTGCCAGGCGACGGGTTGGATCCCGTCCAAATCATCGACGGTCGCGATTTGGGCGAATGGATGATCCGGCTCGCCGAAAAGGGGACGCGCGGGACGTTCAACGCCGTCGGGCCGGACTACGAGCTGACGATGGATTCGATGTTGCACGGATGTCATGCCGTGACCGGCGGCAAAGTCACATTCACGCATTTCCCGGTGGCCGACATTCCGGAGGACGTGGGTCTGCCGATCTGGGTGCCGAGAGAAGGCACCCCATTCTCAGGTTATGGTGCGGTCAGCAACGCCAAGGCCATCGCCGAGGGATTGACGTTCCGGCCACTGGCAACGACGGTGACCGAATTGCTGACGTGGTACCGGGCATTGCCCGCCGAGCGGCAAGCGGAAGTGCGTGCGGGGATCCCGCTCGACAAAGAAGCAGAACTGCTGAAGGCCTTCCACGCCAAACAAGGGGCGTAA
- a CDS encoding CHAP domain-containing protein, which yields MQLPISAGQTGQAVQTLSTLLHAAGYLQASQSSFDRDVNLAVRAFQTQHVDERGQPLVVDGVVGPLTWWAMTHPKQNPVPDPDLHDFSSILPKGGSNRGRAALREALDEMSAGAGESGANNQGPDVKKYLNGLADPPGDWCAGFVSWCFDQHAAGSPFGYTVGARDLYRRCRDRGWAYDIQKQRAEPGDIVAWTRPGPKGWEGHVGIVLQQTDGGYLHTIEGNRGAFPAKVNRFSYVLSRMERLLGFARVSP from the coding sequence ATGCAGCTTCCGATCAGTGCGGGACAGACCGGCCAGGCGGTTCAGACGCTCAGTACTTTGCTTCATGCCGCCGGCTATTTGCAGGCGTCGCAATCGAGTTTCGACCGCGACGTGAACCTGGCAGTGCGCGCGTTTCAGACGCAGCACGTCGATGAGCGCGGCCAGCCTTTGGTCGTCGACGGGGTCGTTGGTCCGTTGACTTGGTGGGCCATGACGCACCCGAAACAAAATCCCGTACCCGATCCAGACTTGCACGACTTCAGCAGCATTCTGCCCAAAGGCGGCAGCAATCGCGGCCGGGCCGCACTTCGGGAAGCGCTGGATGAAATGAGCGCCGGGGCTGGCGAGTCTGGTGCCAACAATCAGGGCCCGGACGTCAAGAAATATCTGAATGGTTTGGCCGATCCGCCCGGAGACTGGTGCGCGGGGTTCGTCAGTTGGTGTTTTGATCAGCATGCCGCCGGCTCACCGTTTGGCTACACCGTCGGCGCCCGCGATTTGTATCGACGCTGCCGTGATCGCGGCTGGGCCTACGACATCCAAAAACAACGCGCTGAGCCTGGCGATATCGTGGCCTGGACGCGCCCTGGTCCTAAAGGCTGGGAGGGCCACGTCGGCATTGTGCTGCAGCAGACTGATGGCGGCTACCTCCACACCATCGAAGGCAACCGCGGCGCATTTCCGGCCAAAGTCAATCGCTTTTCCTACGTCTTGTCGCGCATGGAGCGTCTCCTCGGATTTGCGCGCGTGAGTCCGTAG
- a CDS encoding RDD family protein, with translation MSNEAHHYYSNAARQQIGPVSREDLQAALLAPDWHSKAMVWREGWEKWLPWPEAARVLGLQLPPASSTPPPAGFPPALPERSASSPVARADHTARSGAPALADRPAENFYASPNAPVMTPSAVQWDYASFWTRLAAYLIDRLILIVIMVAAIALLSGLVFGLGLAGKNGTNEDMGHLLLFSGIMLIMVVFPAVYFIYFEQSESGMTPGKRLFGIRVADLDGKRISVGAAFIRNLIAAISGAFYGVGHIVAAFTERHQALHDLGAQTIVIHKHQSGSAGSTQPSRRSGAGVGVIIGVIIAFFTIPILGIMAAIAIPAYQDYTVRAKLTQVFNDTAALRAEVQDFRTNHDDQCPSHDDASFQPAAQYQGQFFSSIEFGSREIYEDSRECLLMVTLDHTNQSKLDGTILTLSLAGAGQSWTCSSDTVFQRNMPSACRGY, from the coding sequence ATGTCCAACGAAGCGCATCACTACTACAGCAACGCCGCACGCCAGCAGATCGGCCCTGTGAGCCGGGAAGATCTGCAAGCCGCCCTGTTGGCACCCGATTGGCACAGCAAGGCCATGGTCTGGCGCGAGGGCTGGGAGAAGTGGCTCCCTTGGCCGGAGGCAGCCCGAGTGCTCGGATTGCAATTGCCGCCAGCGAGTAGCACACCGCCACCGGCTGGATTCCCGCCAGCGCTGCCAGAGCGCTCGGCAAGCAGCCCAGTCGCACGCGCGGACCACACCGCTCGAAGTGGCGCACCAGCGCTCGCCGACCGGCCCGCCGAGAACTTTTACGCCTCGCCAAATGCGCCGGTGATGACGCCGTCTGCCGTGCAGTGGGACTACGCGTCATTCTGGACAAGACTGGCCGCGTATTTGATTGATCGCCTGATTCTGATTGTAATCATGGTTGCCGCAATTGCGTTGTTGAGCGGCCTGGTGTTCGGCCTCGGCCTCGCCGGCAAGAACGGCACCAATGAAGATATGGGGCACCTCCTGTTGTTTTCAGGAATCATGTTGATCATGGTGGTGTTTCCCGCTGTCTATTTCATTTACTTCGAGCAAAGCGAATCCGGCATGACCCCCGGCAAGCGCCTGTTTGGCATCCGCGTTGCCGACCTCGACGGAAAGCGCATCTCCGTAGGCGCGGCCTTTATCCGAAACTTGATCGCAGCGATCTCGGGCGCGTTTTACGGTGTCGGCCATATCGTCGCTGCGTTCACAGAGCGCCATCAGGCCTTGCATGACCTCGGCGCACAAACCATCGTCATTCACAAGCATCAGTCCGGCAGCGCGGGATCGACCCAACCATCACGCCGGAGCGGCGCTGGTGTCGGTGTGATCATCGGGGTGATCATCGCGTTTTTCACCATCCCGATTCTTGGCATCATGGCGGCGATTGCAATACCGGCCTATCAGGACTACACCGTTCGGGCGAAATTGACACAGGTATTCAACGACACTGCGGCCCTGCGTGCCGAGGTTCAAGACTTTCGAACCAACCATGACGACCAATGCCCGAGCCACGACGACGCGTCCTTTCAACCGGCAGCGCAGTATCAAGGGCAATTCTTTTCGAGCATTGAATTCGGCAGTCGTGAGATCTACGAAGACAGCCGCGAGTGTTTGCTAATGGTGACGCTTGATCACACTAACCAATCCAAGCTGGACGGCACCATCTTGACACTCTCGCTCGCCGGCGCCGGTCAATCTTGGACTTGCAGTAGCGATACCGTCTTTCAACGCAACATGCCGAGCGCGTGCCGCGGCTATTGA
- a CDS encoding serine/threonine-protein kinase encodes MPNPVLPPYIGGFEILGEIGRGGMGVVYRARDPALQRDLAIKVQSGNWEEHRDEMERFLREARILARINHPNVVQIYSVGMHEGAPFFAMELLERSVADAARLRMPSIAQLKRWMFEAARGLAAIHEMGVVHRDIKPANLLLSTPTSVENEHVKIADLGIASSGELFGTRLTQSGMVLGTTGYLAPEAWHPDANLDGRTDQYALGVVFFELLAGRSPHQFDSDAEAIETMMNPPEAPDVRTFRADVDAPTAELIATMLRTKPKDRFANTSELVQALLAVLPPAGADYRSPTPNPRAAPTLPPAVDSARTRMHEAPTLARQAEARPASRASWLIAVPVLLILPWVIWYGFGTARRLDAGSHQVDASADANETDTAESTETDPELAASESSASDAAEAASSETAADETPTTEPDSAPTADPESRSAWAEYLLGHYTLSVSDTDQAWTLSLLEQQGGQIRAELLGPKSKAMTLTGVVEAQRDEERDGSTWTLSRVRLQGKSDLQLILNIDFNEETTEGRGVYELRGKTKSLEIVDSSDL; translated from the coding sequence GTGCCCAATCCTGTGCTCCCCCCCTACATCGGCGGCTTCGAGATCCTCGGTGAAATTGGCCGGGGCGGCATGGGGGTGGTGTATCGGGCGCGCGATCCGGCCCTGCAACGTGATCTGGCCATCAAGGTCCAGTCTGGCAACTGGGAAGAGCATCGCGATGAAATGGAGCGCTTCCTTCGGGAAGCGCGGATCCTGGCACGGATCAATCACCCCAATGTCGTGCAGATTTATTCGGTAGGAATGCACGAGGGCGCGCCGTTCTTCGCGATGGAGCTCCTCGAGCGCTCAGTGGCCGATGCGGCGCGACTGCGCATGCCGTCCATTGCGCAGCTGAAGCGCTGGATGTTCGAGGCGGCCCGGGGTCTCGCGGCCATTCACGAGATGGGCGTGGTCCATCGCGACATCAAACCAGCGAATTTGTTGCTCTCCACGCCGACGAGTGTCGAAAACGAGCACGTCAAGATCGCGGATCTCGGCATTGCGAGCAGTGGCGAATTGTTCGGTACGCGACTCACGCAGTCGGGCATGGTACTCGGCACCACCGGCTATCTGGCGCCCGAGGCTTGGCATCCCGACGCCAATCTTGATGGCCGCACCGATCAATACGCACTCGGTGTGGTGTTCTTCGAGTTGCTGGCCGGACGCAGTCCGCACCAATTCGACAGCGACGCCGAAGCCATCGAAACGATGATGAACCCGCCCGAGGCGCCTGACGTTCGTACGTTTCGCGCCGACGTCGATGCGCCGACGGCCGAACTCATTGCCACGATGCTGCGGACCAAACCAAAGGACCGGTTTGCCAATACTTCCGAGTTGGTTCAGGCGCTGCTCGCGGTGCTACCGCCGGCAGGCGCCGACTACCGCTCGCCCACGCCGAATCCGCGCGCCGCGCCGACCTTGCCGCCTGCCGTTGACTCCGCGCGAACCCGCATGCATGAAGCGCCGACGCTTGCGCGCCAAGCGGAAGCCCGACCTGCTTCGCGCGCATCCTGGTTGATCGCTGTCCCCGTTCTGCTGATTTTGCCTTGGGTGATCTGGTACGGCTTTGGCACGGCCCGAAGATTGGATGCCGGGTCGCATCAAGTCGACGCATCGGCCGACGCCAACGAAACCGACACCGCTGAATCAACGGAAACGGATCCGGAACTTGCGGCGTCAGAGTCCTCGGCATCAGATGCTGCCGAAGCCGCGTCCAGCGAAACAGCCGCTGACGAGACCCCAACTACCGAGCCCGACAGCGCGCCGACTGCCGATCCCGAATCACGCAGCGCCTGGGCGGAGTACCTGCTCGGCCACTATACGCTCAGCGTCAGCGACACCGATCAGGCTTGGACATTGAGCCTGCTCGAACAACAAGGCGGGCAAATCCGCGCCGAACTGCTCGGGCCGAAGTCCAAGGCCATGACGCTCACCGGTGTGGTCGAGGCGCAGCGGGACGAAGAGCGGGATGGCAGCACCTGGACCCTGTCCCGCGTGCGGCTGCAAGGCAAGAGCGATCTGCAGTTGATTCTGAATATCGACTTCAACGAGGAAACTACCGAGGGCCGCGGGGTGTACGAACTTCGCGGCAAGACCAAGTCACTCGAAATCGTTGACAGCAGCGATCTGTAG
- a CDS encoding M14 family metallopeptidase, which yields MNEQRFYPIGTPGQPWGDAERAEWLSRQVRHRSYADEVEARILALATRFQVDTYGEVSYQGEHFALHAVRVGHWRDDLPYMLVTGGVHGYETSGVHGALQFLETRAADYAERVNLLCVPCISPWAYERIHRWNGEAVDPNRSFKTPSAARESAALMRLLAPIQARFIMHIDLHETTDTDETEYRPALSARDGKPFEPDVIPDGFYLVDDADKPQPAFQQAIIAAVSQVTHIAPADDQGNIIGSPVVSPGVIEYAFKQLGLCAGVTDAPYTTTTEVYPDSSRATPEQCNAAQVAAVCAAIEFALAAASKGQSG from the coding sequence ATGAACGAACAGCGCTTTTATCCGATTGGAACACCAGGACAACCTTGGGGCGACGCCGAGCGGGCGGAGTGGCTGTCACGACAGGTTCGTCATCGCTCCTATGCCGATGAGGTCGAGGCGCGCATTCTGGCGCTGGCGACGCGCTTTCAGGTCGATACGTATGGCGAGGTCAGCTATCAGGGCGAGCACTTTGCGCTGCACGCCGTGCGCGTGGGCCATTGGCGGGACGACCTGCCCTACATGCTGGTCACTGGCGGGGTTCATGGTTACGAAACCAGCGGCGTGCACGGCGCGCTGCAGTTTCTGGAAACCAGAGCGGCCGACTATGCCGAGCGCGTGAATCTACTGTGTGTGCCGTGCATCAGCCCTTGGGCTTATGAGCGCATTCACCGCTGGAATGGCGAGGCCGTTGACCCAAACCGTTCGTTCAAGACGCCGAGCGCGGCGCGCGAATCAGCGGCATTGATGCGCCTGTTGGCGCCAATCCAGGCGCGCTTCATCATGCACATCGACTTGCATGAGACCACCGATACGGATGAAACCGAGTATCGTCCGGCGCTTTCAGCCCGGGATGGCAAGCCATTTGAGCCGGATGTCATCCCTGACGGGTTCTATCTGGTCGACGACGCTGACAAGCCGCAGCCGGCGTTTCAGCAGGCAATCATTGCTGCGGTCAGTCAGGTCACGCACATTGCACCTGCCGATGATCAGGGCAACATCATCGGTTCACCCGTGGTCTCGCCCGGTGTCATCGAATACGCGTTCAAGCAGCTTGGACTCTGTGCGGGCGTGACGGACGCGCCGTACACGACCACAACCGAAGTGTATCCAGACAGCTCGCGTGCTACGCCCGAGCAATGCAATGCGGCGCAGGTGGCAGCAGTGTGTGCGGCCATCGAGTTCGCGCTGGCGGCTGCAAGCAAGGGGCAATCAGGTTAA